A section of the Abyssisolibacter fermentans genome encodes:
- a CDS encoding ABC transporter ATP-binding protein, with amino-acid sequence MQKQRSLFQNIKRLIKIYNQKLLLSSIVFIVLSLSAVEVIFSILLKSFLDESVVSGDKSYFYYRLYLVLLVLFVQLILRYLNTRLTGKWTERGILTLRKKAVQKLCYLPISELENKHSSKYISRMTNDIKAIEKFTKQVMIRLLSIPLTLVCVIILLFYLSWQLTLVTIIEIPILFFGTSLLNKPILKLSKELYGKLDKISLISQDTILGMEIAHVFNILSKLNKRYSDTVDDTIRIQKKLAKRKSIIEGFSLIVRISPFVISVGFGSYLVINDELSVGGLLVFMYLLNNLTFPVGALPGLISEANTCIAAFNRICEILDSRTENYDHKLINVNLDCEEVITFKNVSFSYNDEKKKILDNVSFSVKKGESIGLVGPSGSGKSSILKLIQGYYENYEGTIKVFGIDIRSWNKKQLNQLISLVSQDTYLFPYSLKENIGYGKINATDEEIINASKMANANDFIVDFPAEYDTNAGEIGGKLSGGQRQRISIARAILKNAPLLLLDEVTSALDVESQTLVQEALDDFIKKRTAISVTHRYDTIKNTTKIFVIDDSRIVEEGNHKELLSKDGLYKKLYEEMTNVQEELLVGGVE; translated from the coding sequence ATGCAAAAACAACGTAGCTTATTCCAAAATATTAAGAGATTAATTAAAATTTATAACCAGAAGTTGCTTTTATCATCAATAGTTTTTATAGTTTTATCTTTATCAGCTGTAGAAGTTATATTTTCCATATTATTAAAATCGTTCTTAGATGAATCTGTTGTTTCAGGTGACAAGAGTTATTTTTATTACAGATTGTATTTGGTTTTATTAGTATTGTTTGTACAATTGATATTGAGATACTTAAACACTAGACTAACAGGTAAATGGACTGAAAGAGGAATATTAACGCTTAGAAAAAAAGCTGTACAAAAACTATGCTATTTACCTATTTCTGAGCTGGAAAATAAACATTCTAGTAAGTATATATCAAGAATGACAAATGATATAAAAGCTATAGAGAAATTCACTAAACAAGTAATGATTAGATTGCTTTCCATACCATTAACACTTGTGTGTGTAATAATACTCTTATTTTACTTGAGTTGGCAGTTAACATTAGTAACAATTATAGAGATACCTATATTATTTTTCGGAACATCTTTACTGAATAAACCAATTTTAAAATTGAGTAAAGAATTATATGGTAAATTAGATAAGATTAGTTTAATAAGTCAAGATACAATTTTAGGAATGGAAATTGCACATGTTTTCAATATATTATCAAAACTAAATAAAAGATATTCAGATACAGTAGATGACACTATTAGAATACAGAAAAAACTTGCGAAAAGAAAATCAATAATAGAAGGTTTTTCGTTAATTGTAAGGATATCTCCTTTTGTAATATCTGTTGGTTTTGGTAGTTATCTGGTTATTAATGATGAATTATCTGTAGGAGGACTTTTGGTATTTATGTACCTGTTAAATAATCTAACATTTCCTGTTGGAGCACTTCCAGGTTTGATATCAGAAGCTAATACTTGTATAGCCGCTTTTAATAGAATATGTGAAATATTAGATTCAAGAACTGAAAATTACGATCATAAATTAATAAATGTAAATTTAGATTGTGAAGAAGTAATTACATTTAAAAATGTTAGTTTTTCCTACAATGATGAAAAAAAGAAAATTCTTGATAACGTTTCTTTTAGTGTAAAAAAAGGTGAAAGTATAGGCTTAGTTGGACCAAGTGGAAGTGGTAAAAGCTCAATATTAAAGCTGATACAAGGTTATTATGAAAATTACGAAGGAACAATCAAAGTATTTGGTATTGATATTAGAAGTTGGAATAAGAAGCAGCTAAATCAGCTTATTTCTTTGGTATCACAAGATACTTATCTTTTCCCATATAGTTTAAAAGAAAATATTGGTTATGGTAAAATAAACGCTACAGATGAAGAAATAATTAATGCTTCAAAGATGGCAAATGCGAATGACTTTATAGTAGATTTTCCTGCAGAATATGATACAAATGCTGGAGAGATAGGAGGAAAATTATCAGGAGGTCAAAGACAAAGAATTTCAATAGCACGAGCTATTTTAAAAAATGCTCCTTTATTACTCTTAGATGAGGTGACTTCGGCATTAGATGTAGAATCACAAACATTAGTTCAAGAAGCATTAGATGATTTCATTAAAAAAAGAACAGCAATTTCAGTTACTCATAGATACGACACAATAAAAAATACGACAAAAATATTTGTAATAGATGATAGTAGAATTGTTGAAGAAGGAAATCACAAAGAATTATTAAGCAAAGATGGCTTATATAAAAAATTGTATGAAGAAATGACAAATGTTCAAGAAGAGCTATTAGTAGGAGGTGTTGAATAA
- a CDS encoding MFS transporter, with amino-acid sequence MKNSKFQKYFTLFVICLGAGLLYKVPYLREAFYTPLKEALNATHEQVGALSSIYGTVALFSYIPGGILADKISTRALMVFSFISTGLLTLWFAMMPPYPVVKLIYGLMGVTTILTFWSAFVKTIRLLGGESEQGKMFGLSEGIRSVGGTIGSFIVLGIIANAATQLAGLQVTLLFYGSVYIVVGILCIFFIPADKKEKDEKKSIFSVKEIKEAIKLPGLWLVSLLIFAWYCIYSAQSYTTPYLTEIYGLPLSVVGSLSIMRSYGMGIFAGPLAGVIGDKIGSPTRVLIWGSIAAIILTVGFIVFPVKQSLVMIPMILMIVLSFIVYSARGTYFATMADAGIPIALTGIASGLISIIGYSPDMFLYTMAGKWLDNNSGVAGYRYIFIFMIVCAIVALIASLAILRLSKKNKNTKEIAE; translated from the coding sequence ATGAAAAATAGTAAGTTTCAAAAATATTTCACCCTATTCGTAATATGTTTAGGTGCTGGTTTACTCTACAAGGTTCCGTATTTGAGAGAAGCTTTTTATACTCCATTGAAGGAAGCATTAAATGCTACGCATGAACAAGTGGGAGCTTTGAGTTCTATCTATGGAACCGTAGCTTTATTCAGTTATATTCCCGGAGGTATACTAGCTGATAAAATTTCTACTAGGGCACTTATGGTATTCTCGTTCATTAGTACTGGTTTACTTACTTTGTGGTTTGCTATGATGCCACCATATCCTGTTGTAAAACTAATCTATGGACTAATGGGTGTTACAACTATATTAACTTTTTGGTCAGCTTTCGTCAAAACAATTAGATTACTTGGAGGAGAATCAGAACAAGGAAAAATGTTTGGTCTAAGTGAAGGTATTAGAAGTGTTGGTGGTACAATTGGTAGTTTTATTGTTTTGGGAATTATAGCTAATGCGGCTACTCAATTAGCAGGTTTACAGGTTACATTACTTTTTTATGGAAGCGTATATATTGTTGTAGGAATATTATGTATCTTCTTTATACCAGCGGATAAAAAGGAAAAGGATGAAAAGAAATCTATTTTTAGCGTTAAGGAAATAAAAGAAGCTATAAAACTACCAGGTTTATGGTTAGTTTCTTTACTAATATTTGCATGGTATTGTATTTATTCAGCTCAATCATATACAACTCCTTATTTAACTGAAATTTATGGATTACCACTTTCAGTAGTTGGATCACTTAGTATAATGAGGAGTTATGGAATGGGTATTTTTGCAGGTCCTTTAGCAGGAGTTATTGGAGATAAGATAGGTTCTCCAACTAGAGTATTGATATGGGGTTCGATAGCAGCTATTATTCTTACAGTTGGTTTCATAGTTTTTCCAGTAAAACAAAGCTTAGTAATGATACCAATGATATTAATGATAGTATTAAGTTTTATTGTTTATTCTGCAAGAGGAACATATTTTGCAACTATGGCTGATGCAGGAATACCAATAGCTTTAACTGGTATAGCATCTGGGCTTATTTCAATAATAGGTTATTCACCAGATATGTTCTTGTATACAATGGCAGGAAAATGGTTAGATAATAACAGTGGAGTAGCTGGATATAGATATATTTTCATTTTTATGATTGTTTGTGCAATAGTTGCACTAATTGCAAGTTTAGCAATTCTTAGATTAAGTAAAAAAAATAAAAATACTAAAGAAATAGCAGAATAG
- a CDS encoding PhpK family radical SAM P-methyltransferase yields the protein MNKKIDCLFIGHNEMKFVEYEKMIRTMGEHSCSYRDLNLNFIRHNNKILTASEAFNEFHQTYVPNDESFKPVFLGDTFSLTIAYLGTFLKKRGFSFDYVNSFQYEKEALIQKLENNDFLTIAIPTTLYVTVFPILEIISFVRKYNKTAKIIIGGPFIATQMNIQDDMTIQYLFNSMDADFYIKNSQGEQTLANLLYALKNNLSVEDINNITYRSSDKYITNPEVPENNILEENPIEWDFFKDRIDKFVSIRTSISCPFSCTFCGFPQHAGKYQTADIKFIENELNMLNSIGSITSVNFIDDTFNVPVKRFKEILRMMIKNKYKFKWNSHFRCQFADEETIHLMKESGCEGVFLGIESGNQQILQNMNKAAKLADYRKGLELLRKYDITTYASFIIGFPGETRETVKDTIEFIEENKPTFFRTQLWYCDPITPIWKQREKYNIQGSQFEWSHATMDSHTACNIIDEIFFNVKNSMWIPQTNFEFEGIFNLIHRGMSLDQVKGFLEAFNLGMKEKLLNKGHGEISYDVINKFKRVFDNSYASELEALENKSDNTKKIYADFEF from the coding sequence ATGAATAAGAAAATAGATTGTTTGTTTATTGGACATAATGAAATGAAATTTGTAGAATATGAAAAGATGATAAGAACTATGGGTGAACACTCATGTTCATACAGAGACCTAAATTTAAACTTTATAAGACATAATAACAAAATACTAACAGCATCTGAGGCTTTCAATGAATTTCATCAAACTTATGTGCCAAATGATGAATCTTTCAAACCTGTTTTTTTAGGAGATACATTTAGCCTTACAATCGCTTATCTTGGAACATTTCTTAAGAAAAGAGGTTTTAGTTTTGACTATGTAAATTCATTTCAATATGAGAAGGAAGCTCTTATTCAAAAACTAGAAAATAATGACTTTCTTACTATAGCAATTCCGACTACGTTATATGTTACAGTATTTCCTATACTTGAGATTATTTCTTTTGTAAGAAAATACAATAAAACTGCAAAAATAATAATAGGCGGACCATTTATAGCAACACAAATGAATATACAAGATGATATGACTATTCAATATTTATTTAATTCAATGGATGCTGATTTTTATATAAAAAATTCACAAGGAGAGCAAACTTTGGCGAACTTGCTATATGCACTTAAGAACAATCTATCTGTTGAGGATATTAACAACATTACATATAGAAGTTCAGATAAATATATAACAAATCCAGAAGTTCCTGAAAATAATATATTAGAAGAAAATCCGATAGAATGGGACTTTTTTAAAGACAGAATTGATAAGTTCGTATCAATTAGAACTTCCATCTCTTGTCCTTTTTCATGTACTTTCTGTGGTTTTCCACAGCATGCTGGAAAATATCAGACAGCTGATATTAAGTTTATAGAAAACGAGTTAAATATGCTTAATAGTATAGGAAGCATTACTAGTGTGAATTTTATCGATGACACATTTAATGTTCCAGTAAAAAGATTTAAAGAAATATTAAGAATGATGATTAAGAACAAATATAAATTCAAATGGAATTCTCACTTTAGATGTCAATTTGCTGATGAGGAGACTATTCATTTAATGAAAGAGAGTGGATGTGAGGGAGTTTTCTTAGGAATAGAGTCAGGAAATCAACAAATTTTACAAAATATGAACAAAGCAGCAAAATTAGCTGATTATCGTAAAGGACTTGAATTATTGAGAAAGTATGATATAACAACATATGCTTCGTTTATAATAGGATTTCCCGGGGAAACTAGAGAAACAGTTAAAGATACTATTGAATTTATTGAAGAAAATAAGCCAACATTTTTTAGAACTCAATTATGGTATTGTGATCCAATAACACCTATATGGAAACAAAGAGAAAAATATAACATTCAAGGATCACAGTTTGAGTGGTCTCATGCAACTATGGATTCTCATACAGCATGTAATATAATTGATGAAATATTCTTTAATGTTAAAAATTCTATGTGGATTCCACAAACAAATTTTGAATTTGAGGGTATTTTCAACTTAATTCATAGAGGAATGAGTTTAGATCAGGTAAAAGGATTCTTAGAAGCGTTTAATTTAGGTATGAAAGAAAAACTGTTAAATAAAGGACATGGAGAAATAAGCTATGATGTTATCAACAAATTCAAGAGAGTTTTTGATAATTCCTATGCAAGTGAATTAGAAGCTTTAGAGAACAAATCAGATAATACGAAGAAGATTTATGCAGATTTTGAATTCTAG
- a CDS encoding MFS transporter produces the protein MENVYQTIKRDKQIWKFCFYGLLKNLKFFEPYLLIYLLGMGMSFFKIGILYAIREIVTYIFEIPSGIFADNYGKKKELMTCFAFYIISFIFFFIGTDIYILILAMIFFGLGEAFRSGTHKAMIYSYLEQKNWFEYKTFVYGRTRSFSLIGSSISAFISIIFILNVPSTRWIFLICIVPYILDFLLISSYPATLDERRESELSFKNFFEASIRHIKSIASNKLLEKILISSSLYDGIFKTIKDYIQPILKATIIAVTVSSLQGINADSKVKIYLGVIYGIFYIFSSVASKNVYRLNRVFDSGKWMSIFFDIMAILSIALFIAIKNNVTIIVIAIFFLLYILKDARRPLFVDVCGDYMNKTERATVLSVDSQLRALFTIIFAPVFGFIADNYSLEVLFLIIGVFIIIANRFLYISKDRLEEV, from the coding sequence TTGGAAAATGTATATCAAACAATAAAAAGAGATAAGCAAATATGGAAATTTTGCTTTTATGGATTGTTAAAGAATCTTAAGTTTTTTGAACCTTATTTATTAATTTACCTATTGGGTATGGGGATGAGTTTTTTTAAAATAGGTATTTTATATGCAATAAGGGAAATAGTGACCTATATATTTGAGATTCCATCAGGTATATTTGCAGATAATTACGGTAAGAAAAAAGAATTAATGACTTGCTTTGCATTTTACATAATTTCTTTTATATTTTTCTTTATAGGAACAGATATATATATTCTAATTTTGGCAATGATATTCTTTGGTTTAGGAGAAGCATTCAGATCTGGAACACATAAAGCAATGATATATTCCTATTTGGAACAGAAGAATTGGTTTGAGTACAAAACCTTTGTCTATGGAAGAACTAGATCTTTTTCATTAATAGGCTCATCTATATCTGCTTTTATATCAATAATATTTATATTAAATGTACCTTCTACTAGGTGGATATTTTTAATATGTATTGTTCCATATATTCTAGACTTTTTACTAATATCGTCATATCCTGCTACTTTAGATGAAAGAAGAGAAAGCGAGCTAAGCTTTAAGAATTTTTTTGAAGCTAGTATTAGACATATAAAAAGTATAGCTTCAAATAAATTGCTTGAAAAAATATTAATAAGCTCTTCATTATATGATGGAATTTTCAAAACAATAAAGGACTATATACAGCCTATATTAAAAGCTACTATAATTGCAGTCACTGTCTCAAGTCTTCAGGGGATAAATGCAGATTCAAAAGTGAAAATATACTTGGGAGTAATTTATGGTATTTTTTACATATTTAGTTCGGTAGCTTCTAAAAATGTTTACAGATTGAATAGGGTTTTTGATTCTGGTAAATGGATGAGTATATTCTTTGACATTATGGCGATTCTTTCAATTGCATTATTTATTGCTATAAAAAATAACGTTACAATAATAGTAATTGCTATATTCTTCTTATTATATATTCTAAAGGATGCAAGAAGACCTCTTTTTGTAGATGTTTGTGGAGATTATATGAATAAAACAGAAAGAGCTACAGTTCTTTCTGTGGATAGTCAATTAAGAGCTTTATTTACAATAATATTTGCACCAGTATTTGGATTTATCGCCGATAATTATTCTTTAGAAGTTCTATTTTTGATTATAGGTGTATTTATTATTATTGCGAATAGATTTTTATATATTTCTAAGGATAGGTTAGAAGAGGTATAG
- a CDS encoding ABC transporter ATP-binding protein, which translates to MKRVNQLHLFKYMKKLLPIYIIAVLFLSIIDLLIQIFLAILFRDMFNSLAMKNLAKLFSSIKYYSLIFVVLAALLPIFEYMLRYSAAYTTGNIRKALFENITRLQVNVLREKHSGDLISILTNDISTLEGAYSRLFVTFIKEIICGIGSIVFMAILDWRLAVASIVLGLIALLFNTVYGIKIRKISSDLQKHLGKFTQVLSDLLTGIHVIRSFNITDKMLTKCNKVNEEVCSLGMKRVKNASVLSIANFLTFAGGVLGILIVGAYLTKNEFITVGDMIASIQLQFGVSSLFNFMTTYITQIQGSLAAADRVFEVINSQKNSKIYSNNIEEEIIEPLRKDNIITFSKVKFKYDNKEEIFDDLNFSVKKGSTSVIVGKSGAGKSTIFNLLLGFYKPDSGEIIIDGKSISKLNPAEVVKKISYVSQNTYLFSGTIAENIGYGLDGCTIEQIVEAAKIANAHNFITQLDKGYSTVVGEKGSFLSGGQRQRIAIARAVLKNAPILLLDEATSALDVEAEKLVQVAINKLMIGKTTLIITHKLSSVNKFDNILGIDNKKIYNVTENYVVKA; encoded by the coding sequence ATGAAAAGGGTTAATCAATTGCATCTTTTTAAATATATGAAAAAATTACTACCAATTTATATTATAGCTGTGTTGTTCTTAAGCATTATAGATTTATTGATTCAAATTTTTCTAGCAATTCTTTTCAGAGATATGTTTAATTCATTAGCAATGAAAAACCTCGCAAAACTATTTAGCTCTATAAAATATTATAGTCTGATTTTTGTTGTATTAGCAGCCCTATTACCTATTTTTGAATACATGCTGAGATATTCAGCTGCGTATACAACTGGTAATATACGTAAAGCATTATTTGAGAATATAACTAGATTACAAGTAAATGTACTTAGAGAAAAGCATAGTGGAGACTTAATTTCTATTCTAACCAATGATATTTCAACTTTAGAAGGAGCATATTCAAGACTTTTTGTAACTTTTATAAAAGAAATAATATGTGGGATAGGCTCTATAGTGTTTATGGCTATTTTAGATTGGAGGTTGGCGGTTGCTTCTATTGTACTTGGGTTAATTGCACTACTGTTTAATACAGTTTATGGAATAAAAATAAGAAAAATAAGCAGTGATTTGCAAAAACATTTAGGTAAGTTTACACAAGTACTGTCTGATTTATTAACAGGAATACATGTAATTAGAAGCTTTAATATTACAGATAAGATGCTTACTAAGTGCAATAAAGTTAATGAAGAAGTATGCTCTCTGGGAATGAAAAGGGTAAAAAATGCATCTGTTCTTTCAATAGCAAACTTTTTAACCTTTGCAGGAGGAGTTCTAGGCATATTAATAGTAGGTGCATATTTAACAAAAAATGAATTCATTACAGTAGGAGATATGATTGCATCTATACAACTACAATTTGGAGTAAGTTCTCTTTTTAACTTCATGACTACATATATTACACAAATACAAGGTTCACTAGCGGCAGCGGATAGAGTATTTGAAGTTATAAATTCACAAAAAAATAGTAAAATTTATTCAAATAATATAGAAGAAGAAATTATAGAACCACTAAGAAAAGATAATATAATAACTTTTAGTAAGGTTAAATTTAAATATGACAATAAAGAAGAGATTTTTGATGATTTGAATTTTTCGGTAAAGAAAGGAAGTACAAGCGTTATTGTTGGAAAAAGTGGTGCTGGGAAAAGTACAATCTTCAATTTATTACTCGGTTTTTATAAGCCTGATAGTGGAGAGATAATAATTGATGGAAAATCAATAAGTAAGCTTAATCCAGCAGAGGTAGTAAAAAAAATATCCTATGTATCACAAAATACATATCTTTTTTCTGGAACTATAGCTGAGAATATTGGATATGGGCTTGATGGGTGTACAATAGAGCAGATAGTCGAGGCAGCAAAAATAGCAAATGCACACAATTTTATTACTCAACTTGATAAAGGATACTCAACAGTTGTAGGTGAGAAAGGTTCGTTTCTTTCTGGAGGTCAGAGACAACGGATTGCAATTGCAAGAGCGGTTTTAAAAAATGCACCTATACTATTGCTGGATGAAGCAACATCAGCTTTAGATGTTGAAGCGGAGAAATTGGTTCAAGTAGCAATAAATAAATTAATGATTGGAAAAACAACATTAATAATTACACATAAGCTTTCGTCTGTAAATAAATTTGATAATATATTAGGAATAGATAATAAAAAAATATACAATGTAACAGAAAATTATGTAGTTAAAGCTTAA
- a CDS encoding PAS domain-containing protein, translating to MIYQYDNSIIAIKNNHISQRNIGGPVTDLALKIMKDAEYKDLDYLCNYKGKSKHGKNLKSATYIIRDNNNKIIGLLCLNIDYSDYYSIKESIDKLLPENVYNKDILSIEDNRISENFNDSIEQLVRDSLKQININENIETNRLSQEEKIEIVKQLYSRGVFLLKGAVNEVTNQLQVSEATVYRYLNIIKREEKR from the coding sequence ATGATTTATCAGTACGACAATTCTATTATTGCGATTAAGAATAATCATATTAGTCAAAGAAATATTGGAGGACCAGTTACTGATTTAGCATTGAAAATTATGAAGGATGCAGAATATAAAGACTTAGATTATTTATGTAATTATAAAGGAAAATCAAAACATGGGAAAAATTTAAAGTCAGCTACTTATATCATAAGGGATAATAATAATAAAATAATAGGTTTGCTATGTTTAAATATAGATTATTCAGACTATTATTCAATAAAAGAGTCTATAGATAAACTTCTTCCTGAAAACGTTTATAATAAAGATATTTTATCTATCGAAGATAATAGAATTTCTGAGAATTTCAATGACTCTATTGAACAATTAGTTAGAGATTCTTTAAAACAGATTAATATTAATGAAAATATTGAAACTAATAGACTTTCTCAGGAAGAAAAAATAGAGATTGTTAAACAATTATATTCTAGAGGTGTATTTTTATTAAAAGGTGCAGTAAATGAAGTTACTAACCAGTTGCAAGTATCTGAAGCAACTGTGTATAGATATTTAAATATAATTAAAAGGGAGGAAAAAAGATAG
- a CDS encoding sigma-54 interaction domain-containing protein has translation MFKFIVDNLTFPIIIINNNNTLHYMNIAAKRLYNIHDNIEEYSIATIMNHINMNKAIIDNTVYNIKLLKYYKHNVYIFIKNTLDDDLHKKINLYEDIMNKINLGISVCDTNDNIIYFNETALKMDWANKINIKNSKRTEIFYCDNTFCPRFKVLNTQKEFKGNICEYCLLDGKPKEIVSNIYPYHYYGNLEYIYNIYQDLNTIKQNIKYDSNFYNTLIKKNSHDTLITLNDIIGENKSFKITKKLAYKVAQNSSNIMLYGETGTGKELFAQSIHNESLFASGPFVSINCAAVPDTLMESIFLGSVKGAFTGASDIPGLFEQANNGTLFLDEINSMNITLQAKLLRVLQEKKVTRLGSNKQINVNCRIICSLNKDPMDCINDKVLRDDLYYRLSTFILEIPPLRERKNDIPLLINHFIKIYDKKFDCNIVNISEKLYELLYCYDYPGNVRELQHFIESAYNLLDPNEKTITKKHLPRYVLAKLEDSNVIINDDMDFGHNGSLNDISNNLEKNVILMTLKENSYNITRSAKKLGLTRQSLQYRIKKYNLNEMIPNR, from the coding sequence ATGTTTAAGTTTATAGTTGATAATTTAACCTTTCCCATTATTATAATAAATAATAATAATACCCTGCATTATATGAACATAGCAGCAAAACGACTATATAACATACATGATAATATTGAAGAATATAGTATAGCTACAATTATGAATCATATAAATATGAATAAAGCAATAATTGATAATACGGTTTATAATATAAAATTACTAAAATATTATAAACATAATGTATACATATTTATTAAAAATACATTAGACGATGATTTACACAAAAAAATAAATTTATATGAGGATATTATGAATAAAATAAACCTAGGAATATCTGTATGTGATACCAATGACAATATAATATATTTTAATGAAACGGCCCTTAAAATGGATTGGGCCAATAAAATTAATATAAAAAATTCAAAAAGAACTGAGATTTTTTATTGTGATAATACTTTTTGTCCACGCTTCAAAGTATTAAATACGCAAAAAGAATTTAAAGGGAATATATGTGAATATTGTTTATTAGATGGAAAACCTAAAGAAATCGTTTCAAATATTTATCCTTATCATTATTATGGCAATTTAGAGTATATATATAATATTTATCAAGACCTAAATACAATAAAACAAAACATTAAATACGATTCTAATTTTTATAATACTTTAATAAAAAAGAACTCACATGACACATTGATTACTTTGAATGATATTATAGGAGAAAACAAAAGTTTTAAAATAACTAAAAAACTAGCCTATAAAGTAGCCCAGAATTCTTCAAATATAATGCTATATGGGGAAACAGGTACTGGAAAAGAATTATTTGCTCAAAGTATCCATAATGAAAGCTTATTCGCATCAGGACCTTTTGTTTCTATAAATTGTGCAGCTGTACCTGATACCTTAATGGAAAGTATATTTTTGGGTAGTGTAAAAGGAGCATTTACAGGTGCATCAGATATACCAGGTTTATTTGAACAAGCTAATAATGGAACTTTATTTTTAGATGAAATTAATAGTATGAATATAACCCTTCAAGCAAAATTATTAAGAGTCTTACAAGAAAAAAAGGTAACAAGACTAGGAAGTAATAAACAAATCAATGTAAACTGTAGAATAATATGTTCACTAAATAAAGACCCGATGGATTGTATAAACGACAAAGTTCTTAGAGATGATTTATATTACCGTCTATCAACTTTTATTTTAGAAATTCCACCTTTAAGAGAAAGAAAAAATGACATACCTCTTTTGATAAATCATTTTATAAAAATTTATGACAAAAAATTTGATTGCAATATTGTTAACATTTCAGAAAAACTATATGAACTATTATACTGTTATGATTATCCAGGTAATGTCAGAGAATTACAGCATTTTATTGAATCTGCTTACAATTTACTTGATCCAAACGAAAAAACTATTACAAAAAAACATTTACCTAGATATGTATTGGCTAAATTAGAAGATAGTAATGTAATAATAAATGATGATATGGATTTTGGACACAATGGCAGTTTAAATGATATCAGTAATAATCTAGAAAAGAACGTCATTCTTATGACTTTAAAAGAAAACAGTTATAATATAACTAGATCTGCCAAAAAATTAGGTTTAACCAGGCAATCTCTTCAATATAGAATAAAGAAATATAATTTGAATGAAATGATTCCAAATAGATAG